The following are encoded together in the Nitrospira sp. genome:
- a CDS encoding MoaD/ThiS family protein — translation MADSPGDSLMVSIQIFGQTLRAAVDESELEIPVSGTTTVKQLIEAHPAQLGGLRSFIQNREALITINKKIGSEDSPIRDGDVVKFSFQSRTSYDGNRDIPT, via the coding sequence GTGGCTGATTCGCCCGGTGACTCACTGATGGTATCCATACAGATCTTCGGTCAGACCTTGCGAGCCGCTGTTGATGAGAGTGAGCTCGAAATTCCCGTTTCAGGGACGACCACCGTGAAGCAACTCATCGAGGCTCATCCGGCTCAACTCGGCGGACTGCGTTCGTTCATTCAGAACCGAGAAGCGCTCATCACCATCAATAAGAAGATCGGCTCGGAAGACTCGCCGATTCGTGACGGTGATGTCGTGAAATTCTCCTTCCAGTCTCGCACGTCCTACGACGGCAACCGAGACATTCCGACCTAA